One window of the Spea bombifrons isolate aSpeBom1 chromosome 8, aSpeBom1.2.pri, whole genome shotgun sequence genome contains the following:
- the GAPVD1 gene encoding GTPase-activating protein and VPS9 domain-containing protein 1 isoform X2, with translation MVKPDIHTLAHHLKQERLYVNSEKQLLQKLNADVLKTAEKLYRTSWISKQQRINLDRLILTSAEASPAECCQHAKVLEDTQFVDGYKQLGFQETSYGEFLNRLRENPRLIASCLVAGEKVNQENAQSVILTVFTSLYGNCIMQEDESYLLQVLRYLIEFELKESDNPRRLLRKGTCAFSILFKLFSEGLFSAKLFLTATLHEPIMQLLVEDEDHLETDPSKVTERFSPAQQEKLFGEKGSDRFKRKVQEMVESNEAKLVTLVNKFIGYLKQNTYCFPHSLRWIVSQMFKTLSCVEGLQVGEVRSMCTDLLLACLICPAIVNPEQYGIISDAPINEVARFNLMQVGRLLQQLALMGFEEVDSRNKSNLSKFDKSCVAAFLDVVIGGRAVETPPMSSVNLLEGLSRTVVYMTYSQLSNLLGFLRGIVSSDQLREEDKMALENLLATVPQAKPGKSSNHDNTPYSTPQLSPATTPACRKNRLPIVTRSRSKTSLMEAEHEGSPQEVTPQGQPEEVLVISLGTGPQLTPGMMSENEVLNMQLVDGGQTDVPVDDTKLHGKPDKTLRFSLCSDNLEGISEAEEENPCSTGPSNRSNSVSSLDLEGESVSELGAGPSGSNGVEALQLLEHEQATTQDNLDDKLRKFEIRDMMGLTEDRDISETVSETWSTDVLGSDFDPNIDEDRLQEIAGAAAENMLGSLLCLPGSGSLLLDPCTGSTISETTSEAWSVEVLPSDSAPDLKQEERLQELESCSGLGSTSDDTEVREVSSRPSTPGLSVVSGISATSEDIPNKIEDLRSECSSDFGGKDSVTSPEGEDSVHGAHHITSPPTQTESLLAMFDPLAPAPGEVVRPKLHYARPSHPPPDPPIMEGAAGGNEARLPTFASHIFVATDSEAYRQRHSCPERLVRSRSSDIAASMRRPMSDPGWVRRGANEERELPPCHPVLGSSAVINASQSSSSSPSKDSSRGEPDERKDSDDERSDRNRPWWKKRFASAMPKAPIPFRKKEKQDKEKEDLGIDRFSISDDASSRLGSHAQAAEDILDKYRNAMKRTSPNDGAAVSYEGGDVVDGESLHDSPRDDALQNMTSDDLPDSASQAAHRQESAFSYRDAKKKLRMALCSADSVAFPVLSHSTRNGLPDHNDPDDNEIVCFLKVQLAEAINLQDKNLMAQLQETMRCVSRFDSRTCSKILASIAEDYRKRASYIAYLTRSRQGLQGTQAHLERMLQRVLRDKEVSTRYFTTVCVRLLLESKEKEIQDFIQDFQKLTAADDKTAQVEEFLQSLYGAMAQDVIWQNASEEQLQDAQIAIERSVMNRIFKLAFYPNQDADILRDQVLHEHIQRLSKVVTANHRALQIPEVYLREAPWPSAQAEIRTISAYKTPRDKVQCILRMCSTIMNLLSLANEYSVPGADDFVPVLVFVLIKANPSCLLSTVQYINNFYANRLSGEESYWWMQFTAAVEFIKTIDDRK, from the exons ATGGTGAAGCCGGATATCCACACGCTTGCGCACCATCTCAAGCAGGAACGCCTCTACGTGAATTCAGAGAAGCAGCTCCTCCAGAAATTGAACGCTGATGTGTTGAAAACAGCAGAGAAACTCTACCGAACCTCATGGATATCCAAGCAGCAAAGAATAAATTTGGACAGGCTCATCCTAACAAG tgcGGAAGCATCTCCGGCCGAGTGCTGCCAGCATGCCAAGGTTCTGGAGGACACGCAGTTTGTGGATGGCTACAAGCAGCTGGGCTTCCAGGAGACCTCATACGGGGAGTTCCTTAATCGTCTGCGGGAAAACCCCCGGCTTATTGCATCTTGTCTTGTAGCAGGAGAGAAAGTCAACCAGGAAAATGCCCAAAGTGTCATCCTTACTGTCTTCACCTCTCTGTATGGGAACTGTATCATGCAGGAGGATGAGAGTTACTTACTGCAGGTTCTCCGTTATCTCATTGAGTTTGAACTGAAGGAGAGTGATAACCCACGAAGGTTGCTCCGCAAAGGGACTTGTGCATTTAGCATCCTCTTTAAACTATTTTCTGAGGGACTCTTTTCTGCAAAGCTCTTTCTCACTGCAACCTTACATGAACCCATCATGCAATTATTAGTAGAGGATGAGGATCACCTAGAAACTGACCCAAGTAAGGTAACTGAGCGCTTTTCTCCAGCTCAGCAggagaagctgtttggggagaagGGTAGTGATCGTTTCAAACGGAAGGTGCAGGAGATGGTGGAATCTAACGAAGCCAAGCTGGTGACACTGGTGAACAAATTCATAGGATACCTAAAGCAGAACACATATTGCTTCCCTCACAGCCTGCGCTGGATTGTTTCCCAAATGTTCAAGACTTTGTCGTGTGTTGAGGGTCTACAGGTTGGCGAGGTGAGGTCCATGTGCACTGACCTTCTACTGGCCTGTTTAATTTGCCCAGCAATTGTCAATCCGGAGCAGTATGGGATTATCTCGGATGCCCCCATAAATGAAGTGGCACGCTTCAATCTCATGCAG GTTGGCCGTCTCTTGCAGCAGTTGGCACTGATGGGATTTGAAGAAGTGGATTCCCGAAACAAGAGCAACCTCAGTAAATTTGATAAA AGCTGTGTCGCTGCTTTCCTGGATGTGGTAATTGGGGGTCGTGCTGTTGAAACCCCTCCTATGTCGTCTGTAAACCTTTTAGAAGGATTGAGTCGCACCGTTGTCTATATGACCTACAGCCAACTCTCTAATCTG CTGGGTTTCTTGCGCGGCATCGTATCCAGTGACCAGTTACGTGAGGAGGACAAGATGGCGCTGGAAAACCTCTTGGCCACGGTTCCTCAGGCTAAGCCAGGGAAGAGTAGTAACCATGACAACACCCCCTACAGCACTCCACAGCTCTCCCCCGCTACGACGCCCGCCTGTAGGAAGAACAGGCTGCCTATAG ttactcgCAGCAGGAGTAAAACCAGTCTGATGGAAGCAGAGCATGAAGGATCCCCACAAGAGGTCACCCCGCAAGGACAGCCTGAGGAGGTTCTGGTCATCTCCCTGGGCACAGGTCCACAGTTGACGCCGGGCATGATGTCCGAGAATGAG GTTCTGAATATGCAGTTGGTGGATGGTGGCCAGACGGATGTACCGGTTGATGACACCAAGCTTCATGGGAAGCCGGACAAGACCCTGCGTTTCTCCCTTTGCAGTGATAATCTAGAAGGCATTTCAGAAG CAGAAGAGGAAAATCCGTGTTCAACAGGTCCCTCAAACCGCTCCAACTCGGTTTCGTCTCTGGATCTGGAAGGGGAGTCCGTTTCTGAGCTGGGAGCTGGACCATCGGGCAGCAACGGAGTGGAGGCTTTGCAGCTGTTGGAGCACGAACAAG CTACCACGCAAGACAACCTCGATGACAAGCTGCGCAAGTTTGAAATCCGTGACATGATGGGGTTGACCGAAGACCGGGATATCTCCGAGACCGTTAGCGAGACGTGGAGCACAGATGTACTTGGCAGTGACTTTGACCCAAACATTGATGAAGACAGACTGCAGGAAATTGCAG GTGCGGCAGCAGAGAATATGTTGGGTAGCCTGCTTTGCCTCCCTGGGTCTGGTTCTTTGCTGCTTGACCCCTGCACAGGGTCCACCATCTCCGAGACCACCAGCGAGGCATGGAGCGTGGAGGTTCTCCCTAGCGATTCGG CACCGGATTTGAAACAGGAAGAGCGGCTACAGGAGTTGGAGAGCTGTTCTGGGTTGGGGAGCACATCTGATGACACAGAGGTGAGAGAGGTCAGCTCCAGGCCTAGCACCCCAGGGCTCAGCGTTGTGTCAG GCATTAGTGCAACTTCAGAAGACATTCCTAATAAGATCGAGGACCTGCGTTCTGAGTGCAGCtcagattttgggggaaaaGATTCAGTAACGAGCCCTGAGGGAGAAGACTCTGTCCACG GAGCTCATCATATCACATCCCCTCCTACCCAGACAGAGTCTTTGTTGGCCATGTTTGACCCCCTGGCTCCGGCACCCGGAGAAG TCGTTCGTCCCAAGTTGCATTATGCTAGACCTTCTCATCCACCCCCTGACCCTCCAATCATGGAAGGTGCCGCAGGTGGAAACGAAGCCCGGTTGCCCACATTCGCCTCTCATATCTTCGTTGCTACTGACTCGGAAGCCTACAGACAAAGGCATTCGTGCCCGGAGAGGCTAGTGCGCAGCCGTAGTTCTGATATTGCAGCCTCCATGAGGAGACCCATGAGCGACCCTGGCTGGGTCCGGCGAGGTGCGAACGAAGAGAGAGAATTGCCTCCGTGTCACCCTGTCTTAGGATCATCTGCGGTGATTAATGCTTCACAGTCTTCATCCTCCTCGCCAAGCAAAGACTCCTCCAGGGGAGAG CCAGACGAAAGGAAAGACAGTGATGATGAGCGATCAGACCGCAACAGACCGTGGTGGAAGAAACGGTTTGCGTCCGCAATGCCAAAAG ctccaatTCCATTTAGAAAGAAGGAGAAACAGGACAAAGAGAAGGAGGACCTGGGGATCGATAGATTTTCCATTTCAG ATGATGCATCGTCAAGACTTGGTTCCCATGCTCAGGCAGCCGAGGACATTCTGGATAAGTACAGGAATGCCATGAAGAGAACAAGCCCCAACGATGGAGCCGCTGTGTCCTATGAGGGAGGAG ATGTGGTTGATGGTGAAAGCCTCCATGATTCTCCGCGGGATGATGCGCTACAGAACATGACATCAGATGACCTCCCGGATTCTGCTAGCCAAGCTGCTCATCGTCAGGAATCTGCCTTCTCCTATAG AGATGCAAAGAAGAAGCTGCGCATGGCTCTGTGCTCTGCAGATTCTGTGGCTTTCCCAGTGCTTTCCCACTCCACTCGAAATGGCCTACCAGACCATAATGACCCTGATG ACAATGAAATTGTGTGCTTCCTAAAAGTCCAACTGGCAGAGGCTATAAACCTTCAAGACAAGAACCTGATGGCTCAGTTACAGGAGACCATGCGCTGCGTGAGCCGCTTTGACAGCCGCACCTGCAGCAAGATCTTGGCATCGATTGCAGAAGATTACAG GAAGAGAGCTTCATACATTGCGTACTTGACAAGATCCCGTCAAGGGCTGCAGGGCACCCAGGCCCACCTCGAACGTATGTTGCAGAGAGTTCTACGAGACAAGGAGGTCTCCACAAGATATTTCACAACTGTCTGTGTCCGGCTTCTGCTGGAGAGTAAGGAAAAAGAAATCCAGGATTTCATTCAAG ATTTCCAAAAGTTGACAGCGGCTGATGATAAGACGGCGCAGGTGGAAGAGTTTCTGCAGTCGCTATATGGAGCAATGGCGCAAGATGTGATTTGGCAAAATGCCAGCGAAGAACAACTACAAGATGCTCAAATAGCCATTGAACGCAGTGTCATGAACCGCATATTCAAGCTGGCCTTTTACCCCAATCAGGATGCAGATATATTGCGTGACCA GGTGCTGCATGAACATATCCAAAGATTGTCTAAAGTTGTGACGGCCAACCACAGAGCCTTGCAGATtccagag GTATATTTAAGGGAAGCTCCGTGGCCATCTGCTCAGGCTGAAATCCGCACCATCAGTGCTTACAAGACCCCCCGGGACAAGGTGCAGTGCATTCTGCGAATGTGCTCCACAATCATGAACCTTCTGAGTCTCGCCAATGAATACTCTGTTCCCGGAGCGGATGATTTTGTGCCTGTGCTGGTGTTTGTCCTTATTAAG GCCAACCCGTCATGCCTCCTATCAACTGTGCAATACATCAACAACTTTTATGCTAACAGGCTAAGCGGAGAAGAGTCCTACTGGTGGATGCAGTTCACTGCTGCTGTCGAGTTTATAAAAACCATTGATGACCGAAAGTGA
- the GAPVD1 gene encoding GTPase-activating protein and VPS9 domain-containing protein 1 isoform X4: MVKPDIHTLAHHLKQERLYVNSEKQLLQKLNADVLKTAEKLYRTSWISKQQRINLDRLILTSAEASPAECCQHAKVLEDTQFVDGYKQLGFQETSYGEFLNRLRENPRLIASCLVAGEKVNQENAQSVILTVFTSLYGNCIMQEDESYLLQVLRYLIEFELKESDNPRRLLRKGTCAFSILFKLFSEGLFSAKLFLTATLHEPIMQLLVEDEDHLETDPSKVTERFSPAQQEKLFGEKGSDRFKRKVQEMVESNEAKLVTLVNKFIGYLKQNTYCFPHSLRWIVSQMFKTLSCVEGLQVGEVRSMCTDLLLACLICPAIVNPEQYGIISDAPINEVARFNLMQVGRLLQQLALMGFEEVDSRNKSNLSKFDKSCVAAFLDVVIGGRAVETPPMSSVNLLEGLSRTVVYMTYSQLSNLLGFLRGIVSSDQLREEDKMALENLLATVPQAKPGKSSNHDNTPYSTPQLSPATTPACRKNRLPIVTRSRSKTSLMEAEHEGSPQEVTPQGQPEEVLVISLGTGPQLTPGMMSENEVLNMQLVDGGQTDVPVDDTKLHGKPDKTLRFSLCSDNLEGISEGPSNRSNSVSSLDLEGESVSELGAGPSGSNGVEALQLLEHEQATTQDNLDDKLRKFEIRDMMGLTEDRDISETVSETWSTDVLGSDFDPNIDEDRLQEIAGAAAENMLGSLLCLPGSGSLLLDPCTGSTISETTSEAWSVEVLPSDSEAPDLKQEERLQELESCSGLGSTSDDTEVREVSSRPSTPGLSVVSGISATSEDIPNKIEDLRSECSSDFGGKDSVTSPEGEDSVHGAHHITSPPTQTESLLAMFDPLAPAPGEVVRPKLHYARPSHPPPDPPIMEGAAGGNEARLPTFASHIFVATDSEAYRQRHSCPERLVRSRSSDIAASMRRPMSDPGWVRRGANEERELPPCHPVLGSSAVINASQSSSSSPSKDSSRGEPDERKDSDDERSDRNRPWWKKRFASAMPKAPIPFRKKEKQDKEKEDLGIDRFSISDDASSRLGSHAQAAEDILDKYRNAMKRTSPNDGAAVSYEGGDVVDGESLHDSPRDDALQNMTSDDLPDSASQAAHRQESAFSYRDAKKKLRMALCSADSVAFPVLSHSTRNGLPDHNDPDDNEIVCFLKVQLAEAINLQDKNLMAQLQETMRCVSRFDSRTCSKILASIAEDYRKRASYIAYLTRSRQGLQGTQAHLERMLQRVLRDKEVSTRYFTTVCVRLLLESKEKEIQDFIQDFQKLTAADDKTAQVEEFLQSLYGAMAQDVIWQNASEEQLQDAQIAIERSVMNRIFKLAFYPNQDADILRDQVLHEHIQRLSKVVTANHRALQIPEVYLREAPWPSAQAEIRTISAYKTPRDKVQCILRMCSTIMNLLSLANEYSVPGADDFVPVLVFVLIKANPSCLLSTVQYINNFYANRLSGEESYWWMQFTAAVEFIKTIDDRK, translated from the exons ATGGTGAAGCCGGATATCCACACGCTTGCGCACCATCTCAAGCAGGAACGCCTCTACGTGAATTCAGAGAAGCAGCTCCTCCAGAAATTGAACGCTGATGTGTTGAAAACAGCAGAGAAACTCTACCGAACCTCATGGATATCCAAGCAGCAAAGAATAAATTTGGACAGGCTCATCCTAACAAG tgcGGAAGCATCTCCGGCCGAGTGCTGCCAGCATGCCAAGGTTCTGGAGGACACGCAGTTTGTGGATGGCTACAAGCAGCTGGGCTTCCAGGAGACCTCATACGGGGAGTTCCTTAATCGTCTGCGGGAAAACCCCCGGCTTATTGCATCTTGTCTTGTAGCAGGAGAGAAAGTCAACCAGGAAAATGCCCAAAGTGTCATCCTTACTGTCTTCACCTCTCTGTATGGGAACTGTATCATGCAGGAGGATGAGAGTTACTTACTGCAGGTTCTCCGTTATCTCATTGAGTTTGAACTGAAGGAGAGTGATAACCCACGAAGGTTGCTCCGCAAAGGGACTTGTGCATTTAGCATCCTCTTTAAACTATTTTCTGAGGGACTCTTTTCTGCAAAGCTCTTTCTCACTGCAACCTTACATGAACCCATCATGCAATTATTAGTAGAGGATGAGGATCACCTAGAAACTGACCCAAGTAAGGTAACTGAGCGCTTTTCTCCAGCTCAGCAggagaagctgtttggggagaagGGTAGTGATCGTTTCAAACGGAAGGTGCAGGAGATGGTGGAATCTAACGAAGCCAAGCTGGTGACACTGGTGAACAAATTCATAGGATACCTAAAGCAGAACACATATTGCTTCCCTCACAGCCTGCGCTGGATTGTTTCCCAAATGTTCAAGACTTTGTCGTGTGTTGAGGGTCTACAGGTTGGCGAGGTGAGGTCCATGTGCACTGACCTTCTACTGGCCTGTTTAATTTGCCCAGCAATTGTCAATCCGGAGCAGTATGGGATTATCTCGGATGCCCCCATAAATGAAGTGGCACGCTTCAATCTCATGCAG GTTGGCCGTCTCTTGCAGCAGTTGGCACTGATGGGATTTGAAGAAGTGGATTCCCGAAACAAGAGCAACCTCAGTAAATTTGATAAA AGCTGTGTCGCTGCTTTCCTGGATGTGGTAATTGGGGGTCGTGCTGTTGAAACCCCTCCTATGTCGTCTGTAAACCTTTTAGAAGGATTGAGTCGCACCGTTGTCTATATGACCTACAGCCAACTCTCTAATCTG CTGGGTTTCTTGCGCGGCATCGTATCCAGTGACCAGTTACGTGAGGAGGACAAGATGGCGCTGGAAAACCTCTTGGCCACGGTTCCTCAGGCTAAGCCAGGGAAGAGTAGTAACCATGACAACACCCCCTACAGCACTCCACAGCTCTCCCCCGCTACGACGCCCGCCTGTAGGAAGAACAGGCTGCCTATAG ttactcgCAGCAGGAGTAAAACCAGTCTGATGGAAGCAGAGCATGAAGGATCCCCACAAGAGGTCACCCCGCAAGGACAGCCTGAGGAGGTTCTGGTCATCTCCCTGGGCACAGGTCCACAGTTGACGCCGGGCATGATGTCCGAGAATGAG GTTCTGAATATGCAGTTGGTGGATGGTGGCCAGACGGATGTACCGGTTGATGACACCAAGCTTCATGGGAAGCCGGACAAGACCCTGCGTTTCTCCCTTTGCAGTGATAATCTAGAAGGCATTTCAGAAG GTCCCTCAAACCGCTCCAACTCGGTTTCGTCTCTGGATCTGGAAGGGGAGTCCGTTTCTGAGCTGGGAGCTGGACCATCGGGCAGCAACGGAGTGGAGGCTTTGCAGCTGTTGGAGCACGAACAAG CTACCACGCAAGACAACCTCGATGACAAGCTGCGCAAGTTTGAAATCCGTGACATGATGGGGTTGACCGAAGACCGGGATATCTCCGAGACCGTTAGCGAGACGTGGAGCACAGATGTACTTGGCAGTGACTTTGACCCAAACATTGATGAAGACAGACTGCAGGAAATTGCAG GTGCGGCAGCAGAGAATATGTTGGGTAGCCTGCTTTGCCTCCCTGGGTCTGGTTCTTTGCTGCTTGACCCCTGCACAGGGTCCACCATCTCCGAGACCACCAGCGAGGCATGGAGCGTGGAGGTTCTCCCTAGCGATTCGG AAGCACCGGATTTGAAACAGGAAGAGCGGCTACAGGAGTTGGAGAGCTGTTCTGGGTTGGGGAGCACATCTGATGACACAGAGGTGAGAGAGGTCAGCTCCAGGCCTAGCACCCCAGGGCTCAGCGTTGTGTCAG GCATTAGTGCAACTTCAGAAGACATTCCTAATAAGATCGAGGACCTGCGTTCTGAGTGCAGCtcagattttgggggaaaaGATTCAGTAACGAGCCCTGAGGGAGAAGACTCTGTCCACG GAGCTCATCATATCACATCCCCTCCTACCCAGACAGAGTCTTTGTTGGCCATGTTTGACCCCCTGGCTCCGGCACCCGGAGAAG TCGTTCGTCCCAAGTTGCATTATGCTAGACCTTCTCATCCACCCCCTGACCCTCCAATCATGGAAGGTGCCGCAGGTGGAAACGAAGCCCGGTTGCCCACATTCGCCTCTCATATCTTCGTTGCTACTGACTCGGAAGCCTACAGACAAAGGCATTCGTGCCCGGAGAGGCTAGTGCGCAGCCGTAGTTCTGATATTGCAGCCTCCATGAGGAGACCCATGAGCGACCCTGGCTGGGTCCGGCGAGGTGCGAACGAAGAGAGAGAATTGCCTCCGTGTCACCCTGTCTTAGGATCATCTGCGGTGATTAATGCTTCACAGTCTTCATCCTCCTCGCCAAGCAAAGACTCCTCCAGGGGAGAG CCAGACGAAAGGAAAGACAGTGATGATGAGCGATCAGACCGCAACAGACCGTGGTGGAAGAAACGGTTTGCGTCCGCAATGCCAAAAG ctccaatTCCATTTAGAAAGAAGGAGAAACAGGACAAAGAGAAGGAGGACCTGGGGATCGATAGATTTTCCATTTCAG ATGATGCATCGTCAAGACTTGGTTCCCATGCTCAGGCAGCCGAGGACATTCTGGATAAGTACAGGAATGCCATGAAGAGAACAAGCCCCAACGATGGAGCCGCTGTGTCCTATGAGGGAGGAG ATGTGGTTGATGGTGAAAGCCTCCATGATTCTCCGCGGGATGATGCGCTACAGAACATGACATCAGATGACCTCCCGGATTCTGCTAGCCAAGCTGCTCATCGTCAGGAATCTGCCTTCTCCTATAG AGATGCAAAGAAGAAGCTGCGCATGGCTCTGTGCTCTGCAGATTCTGTGGCTTTCCCAGTGCTTTCCCACTCCACTCGAAATGGCCTACCAGACCATAATGACCCTGATG ACAATGAAATTGTGTGCTTCCTAAAAGTCCAACTGGCAGAGGCTATAAACCTTCAAGACAAGAACCTGATGGCTCAGTTACAGGAGACCATGCGCTGCGTGAGCCGCTTTGACAGCCGCACCTGCAGCAAGATCTTGGCATCGATTGCAGAAGATTACAG GAAGAGAGCTTCATACATTGCGTACTTGACAAGATCCCGTCAAGGGCTGCAGGGCACCCAGGCCCACCTCGAACGTATGTTGCAGAGAGTTCTACGAGACAAGGAGGTCTCCACAAGATATTTCACAACTGTCTGTGTCCGGCTTCTGCTGGAGAGTAAGGAAAAAGAAATCCAGGATTTCATTCAAG ATTTCCAAAAGTTGACAGCGGCTGATGATAAGACGGCGCAGGTGGAAGAGTTTCTGCAGTCGCTATATGGAGCAATGGCGCAAGATGTGATTTGGCAAAATGCCAGCGAAGAACAACTACAAGATGCTCAAATAGCCATTGAACGCAGTGTCATGAACCGCATATTCAAGCTGGCCTTTTACCCCAATCAGGATGCAGATATATTGCGTGACCA GGTGCTGCATGAACATATCCAAAGATTGTCTAAAGTTGTGACGGCCAACCACAGAGCCTTGCAGATtccagag GTATATTTAAGGGAAGCTCCGTGGCCATCTGCTCAGGCTGAAATCCGCACCATCAGTGCTTACAAGACCCCCCGGGACAAGGTGCAGTGCATTCTGCGAATGTGCTCCACAATCATGAACCTTCTGAGTCTCGCCAATGAATACTCTGTTCCCGGAGCGGATGATTTTGTGCCTGTGCTGGTGTTTGTCCTTATTAAG GCCAACCCGTCATGCCTCCTATCAACTGTGCAATACATCAACAACTTTTATGCTAACAGGCTAAGCGGAGAAGAGTCCTACTGGTGGATGCAGTTCACTGCTGCTGTCGAGTTTATAAAAACCATTGATGACCGAAAGTGA